Proteins encoded in a region of the Candidatus Cybelea sp. genome:
- a CDS encoding aldo/keto reductase, protein MNEASTITIGSDLRVKRLGFGAMRLCGPGVWGPPKDGENATCVLRRALELGVEFIDTADAYGPGVNEEQIAEALAPYAADVAIATKGGCTRGGPGAWGRDGRREHLREACEASLRRLRVERIDLYQLHAVDPDVPFEEQIGTLRELRDEGKIRDVGLSNVDLDQLTRAEQIVEIASVQNSYNVSDRESEAILAYCEANGLAFIPYFPLDGGDLVARGALEDVAKAHGTSIWQVGLAWLLQHSPATLPIPGTSSVKHLEENVAAASLILSDAEYERLRAFGAEEEE, encoded by the coding sequence ATGAACGAAGCGTCGACCATAACGATCGGTAGCGACCTGCGTGTCAAGCGTTTGGGCTTCGGTGCGATGCGCTTGTGCGGTCCCGGCGTCTGGGGCCCGCCCAAGGATGGCGAAAACGCGACCTGCGTATTGCGCCGCGCGCTCGAGCTCGGCGTCGAGTTCATCGATACCGCCGACGCGTACGGCCCGGGCGTCAACGAAGAGCAGATCGCCGAAGCGCTGGCACCGTACGCCGCTGATGTGGCGATCGCGACCAAGGGCGGCTGCACGCGGGGCGGCCCCGGCGCGTGGGGACGCGATGGGCGACGCGAACATCTCCGCGAGGCGTGCGAGGCGAGCCTGCGCCGGCTGCGCGTGGAGCGAATCGATCTCTATCAGCTGCACGCCGTCGATCCGGACGTTCCCTTCGAGGAGCAGATCGGCACGCTGCGCGAGCTGCGCGACGAGGGGAAGATCCGCGACGTCGGTCTCTCCAACGTTGACTTGGATCAACTTACGCGCGCGGAGCAAATCGTCGAGATTGCGTCAGTGCAGAACAGCTACAACGTCAGCGACAGAGAAAGCGAGGCGATTCTCGCCTATTGCGAAGCCAACGGCCTCGCGTTCATTCCCTACTTTCCGCTCGACGGCGGCGACCTCGTCGCGCGCGGGGCCCTCGAAGACGTAGCAAAAGCACACGGTACGTCGATCTGGCAGGTAGGCCTCGCATGGCTGTTGCAGCACTCTCCGGCGACGCTGCCGATTCCGGGAACGTCATCGGTGAAGCATCTTGAGGAGAACGTCGCGGCGGCATCGCTTATCCTAAGCGATGCCGAATACGAGCGCTTACGGGCCTTCGGAGCGGAGGAGGAGGAATGA
- a CDS encoding helix-turn-helix transcriptional regulator, with protein MTDDDKTAASGAWRSLGDFIRGQRELANLSMRQLAEIAKISNPYLSQVERGLYKPSAEVLKSIANALQISAETMYSQAGLLDSSTSRENSHHGVEHAIKIDPRLSVDQKEALMRIYRSFVGGG; from the coding sequence ATGACCGATGACGACAAAACCGCCGCCAGCGGTGCCTGGCGCAGCCTCGGGGACTTCATCCGCGGCCAGCGGGAACTGGCGAACCTTTCGATGCGGCAACTCGCCGAGATCGCCAAGATCTCCAATCCGTACCTGAGCCAGGTCGAGCGGGGCCTCTATAAGCCCTCGGCCGAGGTGCTCAAGAGCATCGCCAACGCCCTGCAGATCTCGGCAGAGACGATGTACTCGCAGGCGGGCCTGCTCGACAGCTCGACGAGCCGGGAGAACAGCCACCACGGGGTCGAGCATGCGATAAAAATCGACCCCCGGCTGAGCGTCGATCAGAAGGAAGCCTTGATGCGGATCTATCGCAGTTTTGTCGGCGGCGGCTAG
- a CDS encoding alpha/beta fold hydrolase, producing MIAPEELQYGIDITGLDPASLSDAVRAVVADVMLDPIRMSTWLTGFALAEQNVGLNMLRRLGGVHPDGSPFPGDKRFADSEWRENPMLAGVLEDYKARTDAAMSLIDSARLPEATRRKARFAMQLMCDAYAPSNIPWLNPGVVKEAAETQGQSLVRGMQTFLDDLANNNGYPRQVDRSGFELGRNLAATPGRVVMRNELIELIAYDPQTPQVHELPLLCSPPWINKYYIMDLAPGRSFVEWAVKHGHQTFMISYRNPDVTLSHLTMDDYLRDGVLAALDAVQEITGAPKVNVAGLCLGGTLATIMLAYLAAHDQADRVASTTLTNTLVDFGSPGDLGIFTDEDTIARLEKKMRERGYLESAEMARTFDWMRSSDLIWSYVINNWFKGKKPPAFDILSWNNDSTRMPVAMHSQYLRACYLHNSIVKPNAFVIDDTPIDLGRVTTPLYVLGAENDHIAPWRATYQTTQYVGGPSKYVLTNSGHIAGIVNPPGGKKTWHYTKPQALRGESADAWLETADRHNGSWWEDWAPWAEAHGGPMREPFALPDGERAPGRYVLNQEGPPFTPKVKAHS from the coding sequence ATGATTGCCCCTGAAGAACTGCAATACGGCATCGACATCACCGGGCTCGACCCGGCTTCGCTCAGCGACGCGGTACGCGCCGTCGTCGCCGACGTGATGCTCGATCCCATTCGAATGAGCACGTGGCTGACCGGCTTCGCCCTGGCCGAGCAGAACGTCGGCCTCAATATGCTGCGCCGGCTTGGCGGCGTGCACCCTGACGGTTCCCCCTTCCCGGGCGACAAGCGTTTTGCCGACTCGGAGTGGCGGGAGAACCCAATGCTCGCCGGCGTCCTGGAGGACTACAAGGCGCGTACCGATGCGGCGATGTCGCTGATCGATTCGGCGCGCCTGCCGGAAGCGACGCGGCGCAAAGCGCGCTTCGCAATGCAGCTCATGTGCGACGCGTACGCGCCGAGCAACATTCCCTGGCTGAATCCCGGCGTCGTCAAAGAGGCCGCCGAGACGCAGGGCCAGAGCTTGGTCCGCGGGATGCAAACCTTTCTCGACGATCTGGCCAACAACAACGGCTATCCGCGACAGGTCGACCGGTCGGGCTTCGAGCTGGGGCGCAATCTCGCGGCGACGCCGGGGCGCGTTGTGATGCGCAACGAGCTGATCGAGCTCATCGCCTACGATCCGCAGACCCCGCAGGTCCACGAGCTGCCGCTGCTCTGCAGCCCGCCGTGGATCAACAAGTACTACATCATGGATCTGGCGCCGGGACGCTCGTTCGTGGAGTGGGCCGTCAAACACGGCCATCAGACCTTCATGATCTCCTACCGCAACCCCGACGTGACGCTCTCGCACCTGACGATGGACGACTATCTGCGCGACGGCGTGCTGGCCGCGCTCGACGCTGTGCAAGAAATTACCGGCGCTCCGAAGGTCAACGTCGCCGGGCTCTGCCTGGGTGGAACGCTGGCGACGATCATGCTCGCCTATCTCGCGGCGCACGATCAGGCCGATCGCGTGGCCTCGACGACCCTGACGAACACGCTGGTCGACTTCGGCAGTCCAGGCGACCTCGGCATCTTCACCGATGAAGACACGATCGCGCGGCTCGAGAAGAAGATGAGAGAACGCGGCTACCTCGAGTCGGCGGAGATGGCGCGCACCTTCGACTGGATGCGCTCCAGCGACCTGATCTGGAGCTACGTCATCAACAACTGGTTCAAGGGGAAGAAGCCGCCGGCGTTTGACATCCTCTCCTGGAACAACGACTCAACGCGCATGCCGGTCGCGATGCACTCGCAGTACCTGCGCGCGTGCTACCTGCACAACTCGATCGTCAAGCCGAACGCCTTCGTCATCGACGACACGCCGATCGATTTGGGAAGAGTTACGACGCCGCTCTACGTCCTCGGCGCGGAAAACGATCACATCGCGCCGTGGCGGGCGACCTATCAGACGACACAGTACGTCGGCGGACCATCGAAGTACGTGCTGACCAACTCCGGCCATATCGCCGGGATCGTCAATCCGCCGGGCGGCAAAAAAACGTGGCACTACACGAAGCCGCAGGCATTACGCGGCGAAAGCGCCGACGCGTGGCTCGAGACCGCCGATCGGCATAACGGCTCGTGGTGGGAGGATTGGGCACCCTGGGCCGAGGCGCACGGCGGACCGATGCGCGAGCCGTTCGCCTTACCGGATGGTGAGCGGGCGCCTGGCCGATACGTGCTCAACCAAGAGGGGCCACCGTTTACTCCAAAGGTAAAGGCACATTCATGA
- a CDS encoding 3-oxoacyl-ACP reductase, producing MDSLSLSGRVGIVTGGARGIGGAISTLLANDGATVAVLGLPEDRERTHSLAARLNGAASRIHFYQGDVSAYDQCHEAVDAVLKEHGRVDFLVNNAGITRDHTVRKMTVEEWEAVLQVNLSGPFFMIKAVLDTMLEQGFGRIVNVSSVVGEAGNFGQANYAAAKAGLIGLTKTVALEVAKRGITVNAVAPGFIETDMTKAMPVEAIENAIAQTPVRQLGQPEEVARLVRFLLDEKAGYITGAVYNINGGWYM from the coding sequence GTGGATAGTTTATCTCTCAGCGGACGGGTGGGGATCGTCACCGGCGGTGCCCGCGGCATCGGAGGCGCGATCAGCACGCTGCTCGCCAACGACGGCGCAACCGTCGCCGTGCTCGGTTTGCCCGAAGACCGCGAACGAACGCACTCGCTCGCCGCGCGCCTCAACGGCGCGGCCTCGCGCATCCATTTTTATCAGGGCGACGTCAGCGCCTACGACCAATGTCATGAAGCCGTCGATGCCGTGCTGAAGGAGCACGGTCGCGTCGACTTCCTGGTCAACAACGCGGGGATCACCCGCGATCACACGGTCCGGAAAATGACCGTCGAAGAATGGGAAGCGGTCCTGCAGGTCAATCTCTCGGGGCCTTTTTTTATGATCAAAGCCGTCCTCGACACGATGCTCGAACAGGGCTTCGGACGCATCGTCAATGTCAGCTCGGTCGTCGGCGAGGCCGGCAACTTCGGGCAGGCGAACTACGCGGCGGCCAAGGCCGGGCTCATCGGCTTGACTAAGACCGTCGCGCTGGAAGTCGCCAAGCGCGGCATTACCGTCAATGCCGTCGCTCCGGGCTTCATCGAGACGGATATGACCAAGGCGATGCCGGTCGAAGCGATCGAGAACGCGATCGCGCAGACGCCCGTTCGCCAGCTCGGCCAGCCGGAAGAGGTCGCGCGGCTGGTACGCTTCCTCTTAGACGAGAAGGCGGGCTACATCACCGGAGCGGTCTATAACATCAACGGCGGCTGGTACATGTGA